In one Fibrobacter sp. UWR3 genomic region, the following are encoded:
- the trpA gene encoding tryptophan synthase subunit alpha has translation MNLMSHLIAGFPDAETSIAIADALVKGGANILEIQLAFSDPSADGPAIQTASTVALEKGYSTKQGLEVVKKIHERHPETPIYIMTYGSLAFTPGIDNFVRMCKDAGVSACIIPDLPFDCDEGLTEACKKHGLENIPVAAPSMTKERLETMASKGFKYIYAALRAGTTGSETTIDQATLDFIDTVGKGGAKVLGGFGIRNGEQSKVLSKHVYAVVAGSVFVNIVLGNEDSAEGRKKAIAEIEAKAKELTQF, from the coding sequence ATGAACTTAATGTCTCATCTCATTGCCGGGTTCCCGGACGCAGAAACTTCTATTGCCATCGCCGACGCTCTCGTGAAGGGTGGCGCCAACATCCTTGAAATCCAGCTCGCGTTTAGTGACCCGAGCGCCGACGGTCCCGCTATCCAGACGGCCTCTACCGTCGCTCTCGAGAAGGGTTACTCCACCAAGCAGGGGCTTGAAGTCGTGAAGAAGATTCACGAACGCCACCCCGAAACGCCGATTTACATCATGACCTACGGCTCACTTGCCTTTACGCCGGGTATAGACAACTTTGTACGTATGTGCAAGGACGCGGGTGTTTCGGCCTGCATTATTCCCGACCTGCCGTTCGATTGCGACGAGGGCCTCACCGAAGCCTGCAAGAAGCACGGCCTCGAAAACATCCCGGTGGCAGCGCCCAGCATGACGAAGGAACGCCTCGAAACGATGGCCTCCAAGGGTTTCAAGTACATCTACGCTGCCCTCCGCGCGGGCACGACCGGCAGCGAAACCACGATTGACCAGGCGACGCTCGACTTTATCGACACGGTCGGTAAGGGCGGCGCGAAGGTGCTCGGCGGCTTCGGTATCCGTAACGGCGAACAGTCCAAGGTGCTCAGCAAGCACGTGTATGCCGTTGTCGCGGGTTCCGTTTTCGTGAACATCGTGCTCGGCAACGAAGACTCTGCCGAAGGCCGCAAGAAGGCGATTGCCGAAATCGAGGCGAAGGCCAAGGAACTTACCCAATTCTAG
- a CDS encoding lysophospholipid acyltransferase family protein, producing the protein MFGAFGVDFAAFVCRLWIKSLRVRVHAPEGYGPGILGVWHRDLLACGAAFRGMGVHALVSESHDGEFLARTLTRLGYTVTRGSDTRGSLNVRHLLKTLRSGGFVGMALDGPRGPALEVKPGSPWLSKASGRPLWQVDARYGAHFTLHTWDNFVVPLPMSSIDIEIKYFCIENSENRKEVQP; encoded by the coding sequence ATGTTCGGTGCGTTTGGCGTTGATTTTGCGGCATTTGTGTGCAGGCTCTGGATAAAAAGCCTGCGGGTCCGCGTCCATGCGCCGGAAGGCTACGGGCCGGGTATTCTCGGGGTCTGGCACCGCGACCTGCTCGCCTGCGGTGCGGCTTTCCGCGGAATGGGGGTGCACGCGCTTGTCTCGGAATCGCATGACGGGGAATTCCTTGCCCGCACGCTCACGCGCCTCGGGTACACCGTCACCCGCGGGTCCGACACGCGCGGTTCGCTGAACGTGCGCCACCTGCTAAAAACGCTCCGTTCGGGCGGATTTGTGGGCATGGCGCTCGATGGCCCCCGCGGTCCGGCACTCGAAGTCAAACCCGGTTCCCCATGGCTCTCGAAGGCTTCGGGCCGGCCTCTCTGGCAGGTCGACGCCCGCTACGGGGCGCATTTTACGCTCCATACCTGGGATAATTTTGTAGTTCCGCTCCCGATGTCATCTATTGACATCGAAATTAAGTATTTTTGCATTGAAAATTCAGAAAATAGAAAGGAGGTTCAGCCGTGA
- the rpmB gene encoding 50S ribosomal protein L28, translating into MSRICEVTGKAGLVGNMVSHSNRKKLMKQLPNLQKKRFYIPEEDRWVTLRVSAAGLRTINKVGIQAVAQELGI; encoded by the coding sequence ATGAGCCGCATTTGTGAAGTTACCGGTAAGGCCGGCCTCGTGGGCAACATGGTTTCCCACTCCAACCGCAAGAAGTTGATGAAGCAGCTTCCCAACCTCCAGAAGAAGCGCTTCTACATTCCTGAAGAAGACCGCTGGGTGACCCTCCGCGTGAGCGCCGCCGGTCTCCGCACCATCAACAAGGTCGGCATTCAGGCCGTCGCCCAGGAACTCGGAATCTAA
- a CDS encoding bifunctional anthranilate synthase component II/anthranilate phosphoribosyltransferase yields the protein MIIIIDNYDSFTYNVYQALAKITNEEIRVLRSRECTIADIEKLNPSRLIVSPGPGRPEDAGISVEAIKHFAGKLPILGVCLGHQAIGYAFGAKIVQAKFIKHGIAEEIDLDGKGLFRTIGKKNIFTRYHSLVVDEATLSPDFEVTARATDGDIMGIRHKTLPIEGVQFHPESIASGRADEFFKAFLNYRREPLDVRGILNTLTEGKDLSRETAEMFMEDLTDGIMDERQMAAILTALSSKGPVADEIAGCAKVLSSKKRKFPYSGDELTDIVGTGGDGKGSFNVSSLSGLIAASCGAKIAKHGNRAVSSKSGAADFYTAAGFKLDMVPEKAASVIDKTNFVFLMAPVYHSAMRFAGPVRGVLGVKTIMNLLGPLTNPAEAKYLMLGVYSTTVLEPFTKAAKALGAKRVMVAISDDGYDEISPCVPTTIAEILEDGEYKTYRIDPKDFGIPSVDPEDLAGGTGVDNFNLALDVLNGKGRPGIKYACALNAGAALYISKKAASIKEGFDKAMKAMEDGSVLKKIEEVKAATNS from the coding sequence ATGATCATCATTATCGACAACTACGACTCTTTTACTTACAACGTCTATCAGGCGCTTGCAAAAATAACTAACGAAGAAATCCGCGTGCTCCGTAGCCGCGAATGCACCATCGCCGACATCGAAAAACTGAACCCGAGCCGCCTTATTGTGAGCCCGGGCCCGGGCCGCCCCGAAGACGCCGGCATATCCGTGGAAGCCATCAAGCACTTTGCGGGCAAACTCCCGATTCTCGGCGTTTGCCTCGGCCACCAGGCCATCGGTTACGCTTTCGGCGCAAAGATTGTGCAGGCCAAGTTCATCAAGCACGGCATCGCCGAAGAAATCGACCTGGACGGCAAGGGACTCTTCCGCACCATCGGCAAGAAGAACATCTTCACGCGTTACCACAGCCTGGTCGTTGACGAAGCGACGCTCTCTCCGGATTTCGAAGTGACCGCGCGTGCTACCGACGGCGATATCATGGGCATTCGCCACAAGACGCTCCCGATTGAAGGCGTGCAGTTCCACCCGGAATCTATTGCCAGCGGCCGCGCCGACGAATTCTTCAAGGCGTTCCTCAACTACCGTCGCGAACCGCTTGACGTGCGCGGAATCTTGAACACGCTTACCGAAGGCAAGGACTTGAGCCGCGAAACCGCCGAAATGTTCATGGAAGACTTGACCGACGGCATCATGGACGAACGCCAGATGGCTGCTATCCTTACCGCACTTTCCAGCAAGGGCCCTGTTGCCGACGAAATCGCTGGCTGCGCGAAGGTACTCAGCAGCAAGAAGCGCAAGTTCCCTTACAGTGGCGACGAACTCACCGACATCGTGGGTACCGGTGGCGACGGCAAGGGAAGCTTCAACGTGAGCTCGCTCTCCGGCCTGATTGCTGCCAGCTGTGGCGCAAAGATTGCTAAGCACGGCAACCGCGCGGTTTCCAGTAAGTCCGGCGCCGCCGACTTCTATACGGCCGCAGGCTTCAAGCTGGACATGGTTCCCGAAAAGGCAGCCTCCGTCATCGACAAGACGAACTTCGTGTTCCTCATGGCGCCTGTTTACCACAGTGCCATGCGCTTTGCGGGCCCGGTTCGCGGCGTTCTCGGCGTGAAGACCATCATGAACCTGCTCGGCCCCCTCACGAACCCGGCCGAAGCCAAGTACCTGATGCTCGGTGTCTATAGCACGACCGTGCTGGAACCGTTCACCAAGGCGGCGAAGGCCCTCGGCGCGAAGCGCGTGATGGTCGCCATCAGTGACGACGGCTACGACGAAATTTCGCCCTGCGTGCCGACGACCATCGCCGAAATCCTGGAAGATGGCGAGTACAAGACTTACCGCATCGACCCCAAGGACTTCGGCATCCCCTCCGTGGATCCCGAAGACCTCGCCGGCGGTACGGGAGTCGACAACTTCAACCTCGCTCTCGACGTGCTGAACGGCAAGGGCCGCCCGGGCATTAAGTACGCCTGCGCCCTGAACGCCGGTGCCGCCCTCTACATCAGCAAGAAGGCAGCCAGCATCAAGGAAGGCTTCGACAAGGCCATGAAGGCGATGGAAGACGGCTCCGTTCTGAAGAAAATCGAGGAAGTCAAGGCTGCAACGAATTCGTAA
- a CDS encoding anthranilate synthase component I family protein — translation MTNKIKHITEQPTYEPRTDSIYVALPGERYTPFSLGKKLGAKAIFESASFSHGRSRYSTLMVDEGFRLRQNEKDVSIIIDGKESTFLKEGEGDILDALTLISAENTVPPNQIPIPSSGVGYLGYEFCARCDTIRLAPQVDELNIPEAEFLVGHIYIVFDHFTEKLHLFALNYEEHQIDLKAAIENVKTRLADLDFSYLAPEPQYGKGITMTDLEQSRKEYVEKVEALQKHIVAGNIVQAVPSRRIQFASDIAALDIYRRLRTVNPSPYMFFLDYGTHQFIGASPESLVRVREGIATIHPIAGTRRRGKDDAEDEALMKNLKGDPKERAEHLMLVDLARNDLGRVCEAGTVETTKYMECEKFSHVIHLVSDVQGRVAKNKKAIEVLRSSFPAGTVSGAPKISAIEILSGLEKVKRRFYAGAVGYMESDGDLDFCIAIRCCLKQGKTISLQAGGGIVAASNADREFEETNEKLGAIRAVLEGEN, via the coding sequence ATGACCAACAAGATCAAGCACATTACAGAACAACCGACCTACGAGCCGCGTACTGATAGCATTTACGTGGCGCTCCCGGGCGAACGTTACACCCCGTTTTCGCTCGGCAAGAAGCTCGGTGCGAAGGCCATCTTCGAATCGGCAAGTTTCTCGCATGGCCGTAGCCGCTACTCCACCTTGATGGTGGACGAAGGATTCCGTCTGCGCCAGAACGAGAAGGACGTGAGCATCATCATCGACGGCAAGGAAAGCACGTTCCTCAAGGAAGGCGAGGGTGACATTCTCGACGCCCTCACGCTGATCTCTGCCGAAAACACGGTGCCGCCCAACCAGATTCCTATTCCTTCTTCGGGCGTGGGCTACCTCGGTTATGAATTCTGTGCCCGTTGCGATACGATTCGCCTTGCCCCGCAGGTGGACGAACTCAACATTCCCGAAGCGGAATTTTTGGTGGGCCACATCTACATCGTGTTCGACCACTTTACCGAAAAGCTTCACTTGTTCGCCCTGAACTACGAAGAACACCAGATTGACCTGAAGGCGGCCATCGAGAACGTGAAAACTCGCCTCGCGGATTTGGACTTCAGTTACCTCGCTCCCGAACCGCAGTACGGCAAGGGCATTACGATGACCGACCTGGAACAGTCCCGCAAGGAATACGTGGAAAAGGTCGAAGCCCTGCAGAAGCACATTGTCGCCGGCAACATCGTGCAGGCCGTGCCTTCGCGCCGCATCCAGTTTGCAAGCGACATCGCGGCGCTGGATATTTACCGCAGGCTCCGCACGGTTAACCCGTCTCCGTACATGTTCTTCCTCGATTACGGCACGCACCAGTTTATTGGTGCCTCGCCCGAAAGCCTCGTGCGTGTGCGTGAAGGCATTGCAACGATTCACCCGATTGCAGGTACCCGCCGCCGCGGTAAGGACGACGCAGAAGACGAAGCCCTGATGAAGAACCTGAAGGGCGACCCGAAGGAACGCGCCGAACACCTGATGCTCGTGGACTTGGCCCGTAACGACCTGGGCCGCGTCTGCGAAGCGGGTACGGTGGAAACCACCAAGTACATGGAATGCGAAAAGTTCAGCCACGTGATTCACCTGGTCTCTGACGTGCAGGGCCGTGTGGCGAAGAACAAGAAGGCCATCGAAGTGCTGCGCTCCAGTTTTCCGGCTGGTACGGTGAGCGGTGCCCCGAAAATCAGCGCGATTGAAATCCTTTCTGGCCTCGAGAAGGTCAAGCGCCGCTTCTACGCAGGTGCGGTTGGCTATATGGAATCCGACGGCGACTTGGATTTCTGCATCGCCATCCGTTGCTGCCTCAAGCAGGGCAAGACCATCAGCTTGCAGGCCGGTGGCGGCATTGTCGCGGCATCTAACGCCGACCGCGAATTCGAAGAAACGAACGAAAAGCTCGGAGCAATCAGAGCCGTGCTCGAAGGAGAAAACTAA
- the thiS gene encoding sulfur carrier protein ThiS has protein sequence MLKINGENVDAAGKTLVQYLAEAGYNQVRIAVERNGEIVPKAKYGETVLAEGDCVEVVNFVGGG, from the coding sequence ATGCTTAAAATTAACGGTGAAAATGTAGACGCAGCCGGAAAGACGCTTGTCCAGTACCTTGCCGAGGCGGGTTACAACCAGGTGCGCATCGCTGTCGAGCGGAACGGGGAAATCGTTCCAAAGGCCAAGTACGGCGAGACGGTGCTTGCGGAAGGCGACTGCGTCGAAGTCGTGAACTTTGTAGGTGGCGGGTAA
- a CDS encoding TatD family nuclease-associated radical SAM protein yields MIVYTVTGKVGQAGYLDIANSGDIAGKNIYVNMTNRCPCSCVFCLRQTKKMMEGNSLWLKEGEPSVDKVMDLFAPYDLSVINDLVFCGFGEPLERLHDVCEVIDRLKAKYPKLKVRVNTNGLANLIHGRDITPELEGRFDTVSISLNAPNAEEFLALTRSKFGIQSFDAIKEFAVLAKAHVKNVVMTVVEKVMPEEKIEACRKICEELGVTLRVRPFEE; encoded by the coding sequence ATGATAGTATATACGGTTACAGGAAAAGTCGGCCAGGCCGGCTATTTGGATATCGCGAACAGCGGCGACATTGCGGGCAAGAACATCTATGTGAACATGACGAACCGCTGCCCGTGCAGTTGCGTGTTTTGCCTGCGCCAGACCAAGAAGATGATGGAAGGCAATTCGCTCTGGCTCAAGGAAGGTGAACCGAGTGTAGATAAAGTAATGGACCTGTTCGCGCCCTACGACCTTTCCGTTATCAACGACCTGGTTTTTTGCGGGTTCGGCGAACCGCTTGAACGCCTGCACGACGTGTGCGAGGTGATTGACCGGCTCAAGGCGAAGTACCCGAAGCTCAAGGTGCGCGTGAATACGAACGGCCTTGCAAATTTGATTCACGGCAGGGATATTACGCCCGAACTCGAAGGTCGCTTCGACACGGTATCCATTTCGCTGAACGCCCCCAATGCCGAGGAATTCCTGGCACTCACGCGCTCCAAGTTCGGCATACAGTCGTTCGATGCCATCAAGGAATTTGCGGTGCTCGCGAAGGCTCACGTGAAGAACGTGGTTATGACGGTGGTCGAGAAGGTAATGCCCGAAGAAAAGATTGAAGCCTGCCGCAAGATTTGCGAAGAGCTTGGCGTTACGCTTCGCGTGCGTCCGTTCGAGGAATAG
- a CDS encoding cytosine permease, which translates to MEKRTSLFTNAVIWFGVAVSVSEIEAGIEIGAEAAPGSLWLPLVLGHIVGGIFLFFVGLIGARIRVNAMETTASVYGTYGSKFFASLNLFQLVAWIAVLNAQGASVLAGLDLPISFPLTCVLLAVLIALWVFVGLRRFAKVTTVVMAVLAVLLAALTVKLFGTGSISAGASSSGADSAGHALGFWNIFEISMALPLSWLPVISDYTKDVEKPVRATAVSAIAYSIASFWMYFIGLEIASAGVGNDIAKAILLAGLGIPGIVIVVLSTVTTNFLAANSAGESAKAIVRRLNPKITGVVVSAISALLAISGIMDHYISFLYLIASVFAPMAAVLLVSFYFGKAGAVHTGEETAREEIACASGKAFWIWNLFAWLAGFVVYQVAVRLDSVPLGPTLLAVIVSAALAYARVLVKR; encoded by the coding sequence ATGGAAAAACGCACAAGTCTATTCACCAATGCCGTCATCTGGTTCGGCGTCGCAGTTTCCGTTTCCGAAATTGAGGCGGGTATAGAAATCGGTGCCGAGGCTGCTCCGGGTTCCCTGTGGTTGCCTCTGGTTCTCGGGCATATCGTCGGCGGAATTTTCCTGTTCTTCGTGGGGCTTATCGGCGCCCGCATCCGGGTGAACGCGATGGAAACGACAGCCTCTGTCTACGGGACATACGGCTCCAAGTTCTTTGCGTCGCTGAACCTTTTCCAGCTGGTGGCGTGGATTGCGGTCTTGAACGCGCAGGGCGCCTCCGTGCTCGCGGGCCTGGACCTTCCGATTTCGTTCCCGTTGACCTGCGTGCTGCTTGCGGTGCTTATCGCGCTCTGGGTTTTCGTGGGTCTGCGTCGCTTCGCGAAGGTCACTACCGTCGTGATGGCGGTGCTCGCCGTCTTGCTTGCTGCCTTGACGGTTAAGTTGTTCGGAACGGGCTCGATTTCTGCCGGGGCATCCTCTTCGGGTGCGGATTCCGCGGGCCACGCCCTCGGTTTCTGGAACATCTTTGAAATATCTATGGCCCTGCCTCTCTCGTGGTTGCCCGTGATTTCGGACTACACGAAGGATGTGGAAAAGCCGGTGCGCGCTACGGCGGTTTCTGCCATCGCTTACTCCATCGCCAGTTTCTGGATGTATTTCATCGGGCTTGAAATCGCAAGTGCCGGTGTGGGCAACGACATCGCGAAGGCGATTCTCCTTGCGGGTCTCGGAATCCCGGGCATCGTTATCGTTGTGCTCTCTACCGTCACGACGAACTTCCTTGCGGCAAATTCCGCGGGCGAATCGGCGAAGGCGATTGTGCGCAGGCTGAACCCGAAAATCACGGGCGTCGTGGTGAGCGCCATCAGTGCACTCCTCGCGATTTCGGGAATCATGGACCACTACATCAGCTTCCTCTACCTCATCGCTTCGGTCTTTGCACCGATGGCCGCCGTTCTTCTGGTGTCGTTCTACTTCGGGAAGGCCGGCGCAGTTCATACCGGCGAAGAAACTGCCCGCGAAGAAATTGCCTGCGCATCCGGCAAGGCGTTCTGGATTTGGAACCTTTTCGCGTGGCTTGCGGGCTTTGTCGTGTACCAGGTCGCCGTGCGCTTGGATTCCGTGCCGCTCGGTCCCACGCTTCTCGCTGTCATCGTATCGGCGGCTCTTGCCTACGCTCGCGTGCTTGTGAAGCGGTAG
- a CDS encoding LysR family transcriptional regulator, which produces MTLQQLRYAIGIAETGSFNKAAEKLYISQPSLTAAIRDLEDELNILIFNRTSRGVKLTSEGEDFISYARELYHHYETVLEKYGKIGKRKKKFGVSTQHYSFAVKSFVETVKLFDTEKYEFAIRETRTKEVIEDVASFKSDIGILYLSDFNRKIITNLLNARDLAFHKLIDCKAYVYLWKGHPLAKNKFITLDELAEYPCLSFEQGDNSSFYFAEEILSTNEYKRTIKANDRATMLNLMIGLNGYTLCSGIICEELNGSDYLAVPFKDKSEESRRVMEIGYIAKRNMLLGLVGERYVEELQRYLATCSS; this is translated from the coding sequence ATGACTCTCCAGCAACTCCGTTACGCCATCGGCATCGCAGAAACCGGCTCCTTCAACAAGGCTGCCGAGAAACTCTACATTTCGCAGCCTTCGCTCACGGCCGCCATCCGCGACCTGGAAGACGAACTGAATATCCTCATATTCAACCGCACGAGCCGCGGTGTCAAGCTCACGAGCGAGGGCGAGGACTTCATCTCGTATGCGCGGGAACTCTACCACCATTATGAAACCGTGCTCGAGAAGTACGGCAAGATTGGCAAGCGCAAGAAGAAGTTCGGCGTGTCTACACAGCATTACTCCTTCGCTGTCAAGAGCTTCGTCGAGACTGTTAAGTTGTTTGATACCGAGAAATACGAGTTCGCCATCCGCGAAACCCGCACCAAGGAAGTCATCGAGGACGTGGCATCGTTCAAGAGCGATATCGGAATCCTGTACCTGAGCGACTTCAACCGCAAGATTATCACGAACCTGCTGAACGCCCGCGACCTCGCGTTCCACAAGCTTATCGACTGCAAGGCGTATGTTTATCTGTGGAAGGGGCACCCGCTTGCGAAAAACAAGTTCATTACGCTCGACGAACTTGCGGAATACCCGTGCCTCTCCTTTGAACAGGGTGACAACAGTTCGTTCTACTTTGCCGAAGAGATTTTAAGTACAAACGAATACAAGCGCACCATCAAGGCGAACGACCGCGCCACCATGCTGAACCTGATGATTGGCCTCAATGGCTACACGCTCTGCTCCGGCATCATCTGCGAGGAACTGAACGGTTCCGACTACCTGGCCGTGCCTTTCAAGGACAAGAGCGAGGAATCGCGCCGCGTCATGGAAATCGGCTACATCGCGAAGCGCAACATGCTGCTTGGCCTGGTGGGCGAGCGCTACGTCGAGGAACTGCAGCGCTACCTCGCGACTTGCTCGTCGTAA
- the thiF gene encoding thiamine biosynthesis protein ThiF, translating into MDCHPVPSREEILAALEKKQGSVATAKLQAATVAICGLGGLGSNIAISLARSGIGKLILIDFDTVDITNLHRQQYKASQVGLPKAEALLANLKEVAPYVRYEVHNEKVTAENAVRLLEDADVVCEAFDRADAKAMLVDVVLEQFPQKTLVAASGMAGFGSGNAIRTRKVTGRFYLCGDGKSDVDQDIGLTAPRVMLCAAHQALTVIRLILGEKDA; encoded by the coding sequence ATGGACTGCCATCCGGTTCCATCGCGCGAAGAAATCCTTGCCGCCCTCGAAAAGAAGCAGGGGAGCGTTGCGACTGCAAAACTGCAGGCGGCGACGGTCGCTATTTGCGGGCTCGGCGGGCTCGGCTCGAATATCGCTATCTCGCTCGCGCGTTCCGGAATCGGGAAACTCATCCTGATTGATTTCGATACGGTCGATATCACGAACCTGCATCGCCAGCAGTACAAGGCCTCCCAGGTGGGGCTCCCGAAGGCGGAGGCACTTCTTGCGAACCTGAAGGAAGTTGCGCCCTATGTCCGGTACGAGGTTCATAACGAGAAGGTGACTGCCGAAAATGCGGTGCGCCTGCTTGAAGATGCCGACGTCGTGTGTGAGGCGTTCGACAGGGCCGACGCGAAGGCGATGCTTGTGGATGTTGTCCTGGAACAGTTCCCGCAGAAGACGCTTGTCGCTGCGAGTGGCATGGCGGGTTTTGGCAGCGGGAACGCGATTCGCACCCGCAAGGTAACGGGGCGCTTCTACCTCTGCGGCGACGGCAAGAGCGACGTGGACCAGGATATCGGACTCACCGCCCCCCGCGTGATGCTCTGCGCCGCACACCAGGCCCTGACTGTCATCCGGCTTATTCTTGGCGAAAAAGACGCCTAG
- a CDS encoding pyridoxamine kinase, with the protein MPQKKIALINDITGFGRCSVAVMAPVVSAMKIQAVAVPTAILSTHTQFPKYFFDDYTSKMRDYIQTYKDLDMSFDAIATGFLGSEEQVDIVVDFIKTFKKQGVFTLVDPVMGDYGRLYTTYTPELCEKMRALVHYADILTPNLTELCSLMGVDYRDGKFSADELEGLCRNLSERGPEHIVVTGIHYSDKQIMNYVYSRGSAPRTIMVDRIGRDRSGTGDVISAVIAGMYLNGHGFYESVLRATEFASKCIEYCEQNNVPDHWGLSVEMFLRDLIED; encoded by the coding sequence ATGCCACAGAAAAAGATTGCGTTGATCAATGACATCACTGGTTTCGGTCGCTGTTCTGTTGCCGTCATGGCGCCAGTCGTTTCGGCCATGAAAATTCAGGCCGTTGCCGTGCCGACTGCAATCCTTTCGACGCATACGCAGTTCCCCAAGTATTTTTTCGACGATTACACTTCCAAGATGCGCGACTATATCCAGACCTATAAGGATTTGGACATGTCGTTCGATGCAATCGCTACGGGATTCCTGGGTTCTGAAGAACAGGTCGATATTGTTGTCGATTTTATAAAGACCTTCAAGAAGCAGGGCGTGTTTACGCTGGTCGACCCGGTGATGGGCGACTACGGCAGGCTTTACACCACCTACACTCCGGAACTTTGCGAAAAGATGCGCGCGCTCGTGCATTACGCCGACATACTCACGCCGAACCTCACGGAACTTTGCTCCCTGATGGGCGTTGATTATCGCGATGGAAAATTCAGCGCCGATGAACTGGAAGGCTTGTGCCGAAATTTGAGCGAACGTGGCCCCGAACATATCGTGGTGACGGGAATCCATTACAGCGATAAGCAGATTATGAACTACGTGTACAGCCGCGGCAGTGCGCCCCGCACTATCATGGTGGACCGCATCGGCCGTGACCGGAGCGGGACCGGCGACGTGATAAGCGCTGTGATTGCGGGTATGTACCTGAATGGGCATGGATTCTATGAATCGGTACTGCGCGCTACGGAATTTGCGTCCAAGTGCATTGAGTATTGTGAACAAAATAACGTTCCCGATCACTGGGGCCTGAGCGTCGAGATGTTCCTTCGCGACCTCATAGAAGATTAA
- a CDS encoding PolC-type DNA polymerase III codes for MITLPPKFVAFDLETTGLVNTKDEIIEIGAVKFTVAVEGNKVVPKLLSEFNMLVNPNMLIPEEASKVNHITDDMVRDAPPVGECLKKFTAFCGQGTILLAHNANFDASFLRVAYAKNPQLVPVNPVVDSLVMARTILPELSNHKLGFMAGLFMKRGEFTMKIDPAKMHRAVYDCEMLMEVFVALLRRRFKEKDWEMANIMASLAKYKGVPQFINK; via the coding sequence GTGATTACATTGCCGCCAAAATTTGTCGCATTTGACCTGGAAACGACTGGATTGGTAAATACAAAGGACGAAATCATCGAAATCGGTGCGGTCAAGTTCACCGTCGCCGTCGAGGGGAACAAGGTGGTGCCGAAGTTGCTCTCGGAATTCAACATGCTCGTGAATCCCAACATGCTGATTCCCGAGGAGGCCTCCAAGGTGAACCACATTACCGACGACATGGTGAGGGATGCCCCTCCCGTGGGTGAGTGCCTCAAGAAGTTTACAGCCTTCTGCGGCCAGGGCACTATCCTGCTGGCCCACAACGCGAACTTCGACGCGAGCTTTTTGCGCGTGGCGTATGCCAAGAACCCGCAGCTCGTGCCCGTGAACCCCGTGGTCGACAGCCTCGTGATGGCGCGTACCATCTTGCCCGAACTCAGCAACCACAAGCTGGGCTTTATGGCGGGCCTGTTCATGAAGCGCGGGGAGTTCACCATGAAGATTGACCCCGCCAAGATGCACCGTGCCGTCTACGACTGCGAGATGCTCATGGAAGTGTTCGTTGCCCTGCTCCGCCGCCGCTTCAAGGAGAAGGACTGGGAAATGGCGAACATCATGGCTAGCCTCGCCAAGTACAAGGGCGTGCCGCAGTTTATCAATAAGTAG